From the Salminus brasiliensis chromosome 15, fSalBra1.hap2, whole genome shotgun sequence genome, the window aaaccaCTATTAATGAAACATGTAGAAATTTAGTGAAACATGAATAGAATGCCCCTTTAAAGCAGTAGTTTGGGTAAAAATCTGATTGAGACCACTTCCTTACAAAGTGTTATCTATGAAAATGTACAGAAGTGCTTTGTGTTGCTAAAACCGCAGAAGCAACTGTGTGTCAGAAACCTACTAAGAGAGTCTATTTGAGATGGTTTAACAGTTTGACTGGGATTAAGGGAAGagatgaggggaaaaaacaaacacactcaacCATTAAACATACAATACATTCAACAACTAGGCACCAGCATTTCTCCAGATGTACCGCCTAGTGACATAATTAGGATCTtgcaaaataaatgaatggGTTCTCTGTTATCCGAAGTTCTTTGAGGTTTTTCCACAGCAGCCTTTTCCGGACAGCTCTGTCAGTAAGAGCAGAAAAGTGGCCACTGGTCCAGCCCTTGGTCTCCACGGTCATAGCTAGGCCTCTTCAGAGGCACACCCAGCGGCTATGGTACCACTGCTCCCCACACCCCGCACATGTCATGAAGGTCATGGCTTCCTCGTCAGTATTGCCACTCCTTACCCAGGAGGGCAGAAAGAGGGTCCCGCGGGAGACTTGGGTCACCCTGCAGTTCATTCCCTGGCAACGGCGGCAGCGAACCTTCGTGGTGGCCGTACCTTCCAGCCCCAGAGGGAGCTGGTGTTCGCCGATGGCTGCTGCAGTGTATCCCTCCCTCAGCCTCCTGAGCTCCTCGCCTGCCATCTCCTCCACAGACATGCGGGCGAAAACCTCCGGAGCCAGGGTTCCCGTCAGAAGACCCTGGCGGAGGTGAGGGTTCTTTGGATTCTTTAGGTTGGACAGTCTGCTTCTTATGCAGGATTTATACTTTGCCTGGTTCTGGCCGTGAAGGGCATGAATGTGCTTTTCAATGGCTTCGGCTAAGGTGGAGAGCTGGCTTGCCTCTTCAGTGTTTGCTTTCTGGTCTAGGCTGAGGGCCTGAAGAAGAAGTTCTGCGCACTTAGTCCTCAGGGCGTCTGTGGAGTCTGTGGAATGGCTAGGCTGAGGTAAAGCTCCAGAATCTTCACCACTGTGGTTCTTTGGAGCTGAGGCAGAAGACTTGCTATCGTCAGCCTTCAGGAAAGACTCAGTTTCCTTTGCCTCCTTTGAGAAAGCAGCTCTTCCAGAAGATGGCATATCTAAATCGAGACTAGGGTTCGGCTTGACATCGATGTGTTGAACTGTGTGGCACAAGACTCGCTCAGTCTCGCTCCCGTTTCCAGCATTAGGAACAGATTCGGCTATTTCAGGTGGTCCATGTTCTTGTACCCGACTTGTGTCTTTGGCATTATTGTGTCCATGGGGGGAGCTGTACATCCGCTTCCATTTTGAGAGCTGTTCCTTTGCTGTTTTGCGAACAGCAGTTAGTGGGCATGACTTTAAAAGCTGATAAACAGTCTTGGCAATGTCAGTGGTCTGCAGCTGCTCTAGGGTCACAGGACTGTTGCTCAGGTCTGCAAGCAGAGATGAAACATCTTCATAATTACCAGCCTTGTGTAGTTTTTCGATTTGGATAGCAAGGCGGGTGACCTCTTTGGTGTCCATTGCCACAGCACTCAAAGCTGTCATACTAGATGAGGTAGATCTCCATTTTCTGTGGTTGGGTTTTAGTGGGCGCCAATGGCATGTCGGTTCGATATTTTAGTGCTGGTGGGCTCCAGGCTCCTCTATGTCCTCCAGCCTGATGAAGTAAATATCGCTACTATTCTGAATAGAGAAGGCTGAGCTACGTCAAAAGGCTGCTGGTCTTTTGCAATGCACGCAATTATAAAACAGTACAAATGTAATGTCTTGTTAAATTTCTGTAATCACTACTTGCACTACTTGCTCTGCTTCTTCATTTCAGTTGGATTTTCGGTACCTCCGAGCCGCCATGTTTGTTGTGACTCGTCAGAGAAAGTCTTTCCTCCAGCCGCTGGAGGGCGCAAGTGGTCTAAACGTTAGGTTTCCAGAAGCCCACTACTCACTACACTAGTCATAATTAAGTCATACTAAgtcatttattataaaataaataatatatatatatatatataatacacataataataaatacatattatatatatattatataaaggaaactttttcatttgttttatacattttatttcagTAATAGTTCTTTTAAGGCCATTATAAAAAATGCAAGCAGTAATTAACAACtagtatttaatataataataataataataataataataataataataatgatgatgatgataaacataataataataataataataataatcaagtGCACCAATGAAGTACAGTTACTCAAGTGCTTTCCATCCCTGGCCACACTATAGTTACTAGTAGTTAATAGTTAAAGGTAAGGCATTGCCAGTTtataacatttttaatgaatgttttgatattaaatatgaataatgtgAATATGTTCATATCTGTAACAGGTAAAATCCTACTATTATCCTTCTACCTTCGACTGTCATGGTGGTTGGATTCAGTCCTACAGAAAATACAACACTAAGTATAGTTTCAAAGGCTGagatatatattacatatttatatataactggacatgttttgtttatatatctatatattcatttatatataattatcttGATGTTCCTGACTTTGAGGCTTACATGTCTTAATAATAAGGCCCTTACTCTACCTAAGGTGGATCCATAGATCCATAGAGCATAttggatgtttgtatgtgtattgCCCTCCCTGTAACACTCTTTGATTCTACTTCTAAGTTTCACACAGAAAAAAACGAGAAAACACAGCTTATAATACATCATACCTTAACTTAACAAAATGTttgaaaatgtttgatttaaactgtgtgtatgagtgtgtgaaaAGTGCAGGAACGTGACTGATTGGAATGAGAGAAAAGGTCTATCAGAGTTTTTTGAAGGTCATGATACAAATGTAATTTGTAAACATactagtattaataataataatgataataataataaacattacatGCCCCTGGCCACACAATAGTTAAGACAACATGATTTGCAACTATTAATAACCTTGCTGTTGTGCTCAGGTAGAGATCTGCAGGGACCTACTCATTCTAGTACGTTGTAGATAGAAGATTAAACagggtgtgtgtttactgtgccATCTGAGAAGTTTGACCGCTGGCCTGCATTCGTCATACCTCATACCACACTGTACTATATACACTATGCATATTAGGCTATTGAATGTACTACTAATGGTTTGTATTACTGTgacatacatatttattatgGAAGTTTGAACATTTTTGCCCTTCTTTGACTAAAAGAATCCCACTCAGTTCATGTGCTGACAGATGCTGAATGCACTGAGAAGTTTGCTGGCTAGTTTTCCCAAAAGCACACTGAACACTgtctctaccagttaagatggCCTTAACACTGACAGAGGTGTACTTTCCTTAGTACTTTACTTTTTTGAACTGATACTCTTATTCCTACGCAGGTTTTGGTTCTGCTTGAGACCACCCACTTCTGAAAATCCGCCCACAGAACTCCTCACGTTCAAAACACCAGGAAACCGGTCTCGAAATACCATAGGTCATGAATTGCCTGACCATTTTCTTTATGTGTGAGTTAAATTAAAGGCACTATTTTAGTGTATCTCTATGCATACATGCTGTCTTATACTCAACTATGTGTATTTAAACTGGGGATTGATTATACTGGAGTATCTGTCTAATGGGCACTACAATGCCCTCATTCTGACCCACTCACTATCTGCCCCATTGTACTGGCTTAGCCAATGTGTTTGTCTTGTGATATTCCTTAGTTCAAATGCCATAACACTATGTCCATTCTCCTCCGCAGAAGAATGAATGAACTGAGCGttcttgaccagcttgacccgAGGGACACGTCGCGTAGGTCTGGTGTGATTTCCTGCCACTTTAAAGAGAGTGAACTCCCACGGAGGGGGTTGTTAATATCCTGTAGAGCATATATGACTAAAGAAGTCACAAAAGACGGGCCCAAGCTTTTCACGCAAACAGCAAGGAGGACATTCTTGTCTAATTTTCTCCACAATTGATGTAACCTGAGAGGTTCAAACACACAGAGGAAAACGCTGCAACTGGTTCACCTCTCGGCTCCCACCCCCTACTGTTCTAATCCATTAAGTATGTTCGGGTGGGGCCGCAGAAACCACGGGCCTTGAGAACTGAGCGGAACGTCTGTTTTCTTATCAGGCCTGGAGTCCTTCAACAAGCAGCCATTAGGCACAATTGCTCCTGAAAGCCTGGGGCCTGCAGGCGTGGGATGACTAACATGTCTGCACCTCTGCAGTCCAATCTGTGCTTACATTTGGCTGTGCAACAGCAATGCCCGAAAATGAGTGAATCGTTCTTTTGAACTGGTTCTTTTAATTGAAtcctaatgaatgaatgaatgagttcAAATGAGTTGAAACAAGCACTTTACACACATGTTCAATTAAAACCTGAATAATAAGTTTGACCTGTATTAAAATTCTAACAATAACTATCACACTGTAAGACATTTAAGGGACCCGGGCCGTTAGGACCTGttaacctcttaacactccaaggcttatttcACACCAAGGAGTATTATTcactaactacagggactttggTAATAGAAGGTTTAGGAGAAGATAAACACgaactattggcaccatcccTAATGCCAGCTGTGGGCTAGAAAAGTATAAGCCCCACCTCAGgaaagatggtgctccatccaatacgtttgaaataagttggggagttgggttGTGGTGGGATGATGATTATcactgtcgctgaatgcaattaactCCTTACAgcattgctccaaaatctagtagaaagccttcttccctggacagtagagacagttactccagtagaagcatacccttgatttcagaataaacaatgaatgagcaggtgtcccaatactttttttttttttttccatatagtgtattttctgcttCAGCGTTGATTCACCCACCCCCAGTAGAGGTTGTGAAATCAGACTCAGATATAGGAGAGTAAAGTAACATCTAATAGAACATCTAGCGATAAACATTGTTGTGCCACATTTCTCTTTCTGTAGATTCCAGCAGGAACACAGAGGGGATGAGGCTAGTTATTATGGACAcacagatggacacacacacagaattaaaTCCCATTGTTGGTGGATGAGCTGACTTGCTTTGACTTTGGGAGTCAATGAATTGAACACTCGGTTCATTAAAACAGGCGGTTCTGGAGATTCGGCTTGCTAAGCTGAATCGAGCGTCCCATCACTTCATCGCGAGTGGAATTTTACTGAGGCTGCAGGTCCCTCCGTCTGCAGCTAGAGGGCAGTAGACGCCCGTAGTTTGACGCTCCACACGTGAAATGAGCAAGAAGCAGAGTCATTTCCTGCTGAGCTCACTACTTAGGGttcatatattattaaaaactgatCTGCAACCAACTTCCACAATCCAAACGTGTAACCAGGCTATTGTGCATCAACTTGCAGAACTGGTCTCGGATCGTGGAACACCAGGCCACTTCTGCTAGCTAAACAGCCCTGGCAGTGTGGGAGCTGCAGTTTGAAGGGAATCAATTGTTCTGATTTCCTGCTGCTTCCCTCGCACTGCTTCTCTCATCACAAGCCTAGCTAATTGACACTGTTTCAGTGCCAGATGACAAAGAATCAGTTTGTTCTTCACTGAGGGTGTAACATTTTTCAGTACCCTTCTTTATTTCCTCTATTCGCTTCGCTTAAATTTAACGAAGCATGACGTCGAAATGTCAGCGTATTGGTGGACATGCCTGGACCGTTAGTACGATACAGGCTTCTTTAGTTTGGGATTGGAGTTACAAGGCTTATAGAAGTACAAGGCCAGTAGAAGTCTTGGGCTAGGGTCACCCTAAGGGATTTTGTAGATGTTGTTTTCAGTGCAAAGCGAAAGAAGCGAACCTCAGGCGACTAAGCATCTGTTGGCTAATCGAGTACGCCTGCGTTACAAGGGGAAAACTATGTAAGAGTGATTTTTCAGTGGACTATTCCTTCAAGATGTTGAGATACGATGCCACTAGTTCACAAGTGGTTTATACACTAGCAGTCAAAAACAGTCACCTCTGCTACTCCTCTGACCTGGACGGCCATCTCTCACTGCTTTGTCATATGTTAGGTCTCATAATGCTTTCGTAAAACTGTTCAAAACTAAAATGGCCCAAAAGTGGCCGGATTTTTTCCCGTCTCCACACATTTCTCACCAGGTTCTCAAATGCTGTTGAAATCTGGCAATTGTGTCGTCCATGACATCACCTGGCTTTCCTCACTCCCCAACCAACTCCATCGCTTGATTGAGTGCTGTGGCATCCCATGTTGTCTTGTTGGTGCATCAAgtgacctttttttgtttatCCACCAAACCGAAGAAACAAACGCCCATCAGACGTCCAGAATAACTAGCGTATATGGCCCGGGGGTCGCGAGgttgaatcccaagccatgccgctttgccatcagcagccagagcttGAGCGTGCACGACTgcctgtgctctctccgggtgggtagatggcgctctcctcTCATTCCTCATAAGCGATGTTGGCTAGCACAGGTGAATGTTAGCTGGTCTGgtggagcattagtgaggcggAGGTTGTGGCTGGTGCTGTGTTGCAAGTGTAAACTTGATGCAATGGGAgggcaagaaagagagagacagcaccAAACTTGTTAGACTGCAAAGTATGAGTCTCAATACGGGTGAGATGAAGTGAGGTACAGTAAGATAGGGcagcttttttttctccacagcCAAGGAAAAAGCACAGGGTAGGCCCCATAAACTCTACTAAACactgcttcaaatggttctttaagccgTTGTCTTTAAGAGTATGTGTCCTCAAggttcaccctgttcttcagtggttagGATCCCACAGAACCACTAAAGAGCAGGTAGCATTTG encodes:
- the LOC140535867 gene encoding transcription elongation factor A N-terminal and central domain-containing protein translates to MTALSAVAMDTKEVTRLAIQIEKLHKAGNYEDVSSLLADLSNSPVTLEQLQTTDIAKTVYQLLKSCPLTAVRKTAKEQLSKWKRMYSSPHGHNNAKDTSRVQEHGPPEIAESVPNAGNGSETERVLCHTVQHIDVKPNPSLDLDMPSSGRAAFSKEAKETESFLKADDSKSSASAPKNHSGEDSGALPQPSHSTDSTDALRTKCAELLLQALSLDQKANTEEASQLSTLAEAIEKHIHALHGQNQAKYKSCIRSRLSNLKNPKNPHLRQGLLTGTLAPEVFARMSVEEMAGEELRRLREGYTAAAIGEHQLPLGLEGTATTKVRCRRCQGMNCRVTQVSRGTLFLPSWVRSGNTDEEAMTFMTCAGCGEQWYHSRWVCL